The segment attccccccccccccccccccacacacacacacactccccagtCTCGAAACCGCTCCAtactcaataaatctagttcCTGTATgttctttcacaaacacacacacacacacacataataatgcaTGGATTATGCATATGGGATGAGGTAGCCAACTAGGCAGATTTCCATTATGCAATATACTCGAATGTCGTTTAATAAGGGATGGAAACCGCCGACAACAATAATTGCCTGTATTTAGGACAGGAGCAAACAGCCCTTTGTTAAAGAGACCTGTTGAACTGTTTAGCATCACCACCATCCACTGTACGTCTGCCTGTGGCTCCTACACTTCAACAGAATGAAATTATCCCTTGTTTTAGCGATGGTGTTGGCAGCTGGCTTGGTCATGGGACCGGCAAAGGCACATAAAGGCAAAAGTAGATACAGCTGGGAAGGGGGCTGGGGCCACCGTGATAGGCATGAGCATAAGGACTGTATAAGTAAGTACAAAGACCGTTCCAAATGCGTGggtctatatgcaaatatatatgtactgtgtgcactgtgtccatatatttatgtgtgtgtgggtgtatatatatatacgaatatctatatatctatatatatatatatatatatatatataatacacacacatgcacacagactattattatatgtgtgtatacgcatgtgtgtatactcGTCTATATACTGTGTAATGTTTATGAGTGTATTTAAACATTAAGACAtttaaaatatacatgcatatatgaatctatatatgtacggaagtatgtacttatgtaggtatagatatataatatatatatatatatatatatatatatatatatataatatatgtgtatatgtacatatgcatacatatatatacatatatataaataaatacatacatatttatatacacattgtttagatacataaataaatatatatacatattcatgcaactttgtgtgtatatatatacaggtatgtatgtatgtatgtaagtttaacCTAATATCCATTATCTGCAGCTCCCTTGTGTCAGACAGCCACCGCTGGGTTGAACACTTGTCAAGACTGTATCAGGAAATTTTCGTGCATATTAAAGCACAACTGCATGACAGACGTGACAGGTAGGAAAAtgatgtttggaaaaaaaaaatgcatatacatatctctttTACAAATGCTTTATTCTTTGACCGCGTGGTAAAGGGATgagatatatacgtatttttttttgcttttgtttttgtttttgtttcgtagaCTGCAGTGCCATGAACTCCACCGCCGTTGAAACTATGAAGAGCTGCTTAACACAACTGGTTCCTTCGGTGAGTTTCAATACTCCTTGTTTTCAGCTcgtatgaatgcatgaatgtatgtatgaatgcgaattgataaatagatatacgtgtgtgtgtgtgtgtgtgtgtgtgtgtgtgtgtgtgtgtgtgtgtgtgtgtgtgtgtgtgtgtgtgtgtgtgtgcacagacttTTAAAAGTAagggtatataagtatatatatatacatatatatgtaaatatacatacacacacatatatatatacatatatatatatatatatatatatatacatatgtgtgtgtgtgtttgtgtaaacatatatatagatatatacatacgtaaatatgtataaacgtaagtatgtatacatatagatatatatgtatatatatgtatatatataatata is part of the Penaeus chinensis breed Huanghai No. 1 chromosome 2, ASM1920278v2, whole genome shotgun sequence genome and harbors:
- the LOC125035262 gene encoding uncharacterized protein LOC125035262, which translates into the protein MKLSLVLAMVLAAGLVMGPAKAHKGKSRYSWEGGWGHRDRHEHKDCITPLCQTATAGLNTCQDCIRKFSCILKHNCMTDVTDCSAMNSTAVETMKSCLTQLVPSIGPCFA